GTCCCGCCGAAGAGCACGACCTCCCTCTCCTCGACGTCCTCCGCGATGCGGAACATGCGCTCGCCGTCCGGGAAGTCGGTCCGCGCGAGGGTGCCGCGCACGCGCCCCTCGCCGAGCAGGGCGTCGCGCAGCGGGGCGTAGGCGTCGGTGCTGAAGAGCAGAAGATCGCTCATGGGGCGGCACCGTAGCAGCATCGATGCGGACGCGTACCTGGCGGCGCCGCGCTCGACCGACCGCTCAGCCGGGGATCCCGAGGCCCGGCCAGATCACGCGCCCCTCCTCGATCTCTTTCATGAGCCAGGCGTGCTGTCCGGCCGCGAGCATCCACTCGAGGCGATCGCCGCGCCAGAAGATGCGGCGCCGCTCGACGTCGAGCGCGGCCGGGTCCGCGAGGTAGGCCTGGATGCGCGCGAGGTCCGACGCGAAGGGCTCCATGGCGCGCAGGCGCTTGTAGTACGCGAGCAGTCGTGGGTGGCGCGCGCCGTCGATCGGGAGCTGGCACATGCGCGACGCGTTGAGGTGTGGGAAGAGCGCGATGTCCGCGATGGAGAGCGCACCGCAGAGGAAGTCCCGGCCTGCCAGGTCGCGCTCGAGCGCGTCGTAGACCCGGCCGATGTCCTCCCGCGCGCGGTCGAGGAGCCCCTCGGGGATCTCGTCGTCCCGCTCCGCCCAGAGCCAGTAGCTGACGTCGATCACGATGGGATCCACCACCGCGTCCGAGCAGCGCTCCCACGCCCGCGCG
The sequence above is a segment of the Sandaracinaceae bacterium genome. Coding sequences within it:
- a CDS encoding glutathione S-transferase family protein — protein: MLRLWDNAFSPFARKVRMVLEYKQLEHEVVDGLSRSQRDALERVNGRVEVPALEHGALIVVNSADIVAYLERVFPERPVHPADHAAWVRARAWERCSDAVVDPIVIDVSYWLWAERDDEIPEGLLDRAREDIGRVYDALERDLAGRDFLCGALSIADIALFPHLNASRMCQLPIDGARHPRLLAYYKRLRAMEPFASDLARIQAYLADPAALDVERRRIFWRGDRLEWMLAAGQHAWLMKEIEEGRVIWPGLGIPG